The following proteins are co-located in the Myxocyprinus asiaticus isolate MX2 ecotype Aquarium Trade chromosome 18, UBuf_Myxa_2, whole genome shotgun sequence genome:
- the LOC127456035 gene encoding eukaryotic translation initiation factor 2A-like has translation MAPPIPHLAVQGSDGTLLLCGPPSCQESSAFQRDDRQGKHMRFSRDGSLFGWCNGSQVSVVKVPSGDLVKSFDLPKTSLLEFSPLNKLLATWQQYTKTQDNPQGEPNLQFWDLQTGACIKAFCQKKITGWCPSWADDESIAVRNVNNELHFFENNNFETIANKLHLQKVSEFALSPGSQPSKVAVYVPGSKGAPSFVRLYQYPNFGGPTCALANKSFFKDDKVAMLWNKKATAVLVTASTEVDKTGASYYGEQTLHYLATNGESAVVQLPKNGPIYDVSWNPNSSEFCVVYGFMPAKATIFNHKCESVFDFGTGPRNAAFYSPQGHILVLAGFGNLRGQMEVWDVKKYKQVSKPQAEDTTHFSWCPDGEHIVTATCSPRLRVNNGYKIWHYTGTVLYKHEMPSNKELWHVLWQPFPSETFPEKAVKYQVVPSELGTTEAKPAQAYRPPALRNKPQAASSKLHEEEPPQNMKPGAAGEKQLSKSALKNQKRREAKKAAKQENRSDEALPPVTDSTPSALAHVTSTQGDPETDKKIKNLKKKIKAIDELKEQQAAGKVMQKNQLEKIQKEAQLLKELEDLELGL, from the exons AGATGATCGGCAAGGCAAACACATGAGATTCAGCAGGGATGGATCTTTGTTTGGGTGGTGCAACGGCTCACA GGTCAGTGTGGTCAAAGTTCCCAGTGGAGACTTGGTGAAGTCTTTTGATCTTCCCAAAACATCTTTGCTGGAATTCTCACCTCTGAACAAACTTTTGGCTACCTGGCAGCAATATACCA aAACGCAGGATAATCCTCAGGGAGAGCCAAACCTGCAGTTTTGGGACTTGCAAACAGGTGCCTGTATCAAAGCGTTCTGTCAGAAGAAGATTACAGGATG gtGTCCAAGCTGGGCAGATGATGAAAGTATTGCTGTTAGAAATGTCAATAATGAACTTCATTTCTTTGAGAACAACAACTTtg AAACGATTGCTAATAAGCTACACCTTCAGAAAGTGTCTGAGTTTGCTCTATCTCCTGGATCCCAGCCAAGCAAG GTTGCTGTCTATGTTCCTGGAAGCAAAGGTGCCCCGTCTTTTGTACGACTGTATCAGTATCCCAATTTCGGCGGTCCAACATGTGCTCTGGCCAACAAAAGCTTTTTCAAAGATGATAAAGTGGCCatgctgtggaacaaaaaag CCACTGCAGTACTAGTGACCGCCAGCACTGAGGTTGATAAAACAGGAGCCTCTTATTATGGAGAACAGACGTTACACTATCTTGCCACCAATGGAGAGAGTGCAGTAGTTCAGTTAC CAAAGAACGGCCCCATATATGATGTCTCCTGGAACCCCAACTCTTCAGAGTTTTGTGTGGTTTACGGTTTTATGCCCGCCAAGGCTACGATCTTTAACCACAAGTGTGAGTCTGTGTTTGACTTTGGCACAGGCCCCCGCAATGCTGCTTTCTACAGCCCACAGGGCCACATCCTTGTTCTTGCAGGCTTTGGAAACCTACGAGGACAGATGGAGGTTTGGGATGTTAAGAAATACAAACAAGTGTCTAAACCCCAGGCTGAAGATACTACACATTTCTCCTGGTGCCCTGATGGAGAGCACATAGTCACAGCGACATGCTCGCCCAGACTCAGAGTCAATAATGGCTATAAGATCTGGCACTACACCGGGACTGTGTTGTACAAACATGAAATGCCATCAAATAAAGAGCTCTGGCATGTGTTATGGCAGCCCTTTCCGAGTGAAACATTTCCAGAAAAGGCGGTGAAATACCAGGTGGTTCCGAGTGAGCTTGGCACCACTGAAGCCAAACCCGCGCAGGCGTATCGCCCGCCTGCCCTCCGTAATAAACCCCAGGCAGCCAGCTCCAAACTA CATGAAGAGGAGCCACCACAGAACATGAAGCCTGGTGCTGCGGGAGAGAAGCAATTGTCTAAATCTGCTTTGAAAAACCAGAAAAGGAGAGAGGCAAAGAAAGCTGCTAAACAG GAAAACAGGTCTGATGAAGCTCTGCCTCCAGTAACAGATTCCACCCCTTCCGCTCTTGCTCATGTGACTTCTACCCAAGGAGACCCTGAAACTGACAAAAAGATCAAGAACTTAAAAAAG aaaatcaaagCAATTGATGAACTGAAGGAACAGCAGGCAGCTGGTAAAGTTATGCAGAAAAATCAG